A part of Winslowiella toletana genomic DNA contains:
- a CDS encoding DUF1328 domain-containing protein — MFRWGIIFLIVALIAAALGFGGLAGTAAWAAKIVFVVGIILFLVSLFTGRKRP; from the coding sequence ATGTTTCGTTGGGGTATTATTTTCCTGATTGTCGCGCTCATCGCAGCTGCGTTAGGTTTTGGTGGTTTAGCAGGTACAGCCGCGTGGGCAGCTAAAATTGTCTTCGTTGTCGGTATTATTCTGTTCCTCGTTAGCCTGTTTACCGGTCGTAAAAGGCCTTAG
- a CDS encoding CsbD family protein, translated as MNSDIIVGRYKQLKGQLWLMWAEWFDNDCAWVAGNNDWLSGILQEDYGREQQDPVVKSTSSQEPLQ; from the coding sequence ATGAACAGCGACATCATCGTTGGCAGATATAAGCAATTGAAAGGCCAGCTGTGGTTGATGTGGGCGGAATGGTTTGATAACGATTGCGCCTGGGTCGCAGGGAATAATGACTGGCTCTCCGGCATCCTCCAGGAGGATTACGGCAGAGAACAGCAGGATCCGGTAGTAAAAAGCACTTCATCTCAGGAGCCTTTGCAATAA
- a CDS encoding patatin-like phospholipase family protein: MGKRIPVTLGNIEPLRLPLFNPGKIALVCEGGGQRGIFTAGVLDEFQRANFNPFHLMLGTSAGAQNLSAFVCAQPGYARRVITRYTTSKLFFDPLRFVRGGHLIDLDWLIDITAREFPLAMSSAEKMFSSGKEFYMCACRSDDYTPAYFAPGADNWLNIIKASSAIPGFYRPGVDLDGISYLDGGISDAIPVREAARRGADTIVVIRTVPSQMYYTPQWIKRMERWLGESALQPLMNVIQQHEQSYHQIQRFIEKPPGKLRILEIYPPKPLASNALGSRVASLNQDYHLGRRCGRYFLATLGQSLSDSGTFVRHLQVTPPAAVANEPGNSVIIRDPVAGNDIDYDEGSRA; encoded by the coding sequence TTGGGCAAACGCATCCCTGTTACGCTGGGCAATATCGAGCCGTTAAGGCTACCCCTTTTTAATCCGGGTAAAATCGCGCTGGTCTGCGAAGGTGGCGGGCAGCGGGGGATCTTTACTGCCGGGGTGCTTGATGAGTTCCAGCGCGCTAACTTTAATCCTTTCCATCTGATGCTCGGCACCTCTGCCGGCGCACAAAATCTGTCGGCCTTTGTCTGCGCGCAGCCGGGCTATGCGCGCCGGGTGATCACCCGTTACACCACCAGCAAACTGTTTTTTGATCCCCTGCGCTTTGTGCGTGGTGGACATCTGATCGATCTCGACTGGCTGATTGATATCACTGCCCGAGAGTTTCCGCTGGCGATGAGTAGTGCGGAGAAGATGTTTAGCAGCGGAAAAGAGTTCTATATGTGCGCCTGTCGCAGTGACGATTATACGCCGGCCTATTTTGCGCCTGGCGCAGATAACTGGCTGAATATTATTAAAGCTTCAAGCGCGATCCCCGGCTTCTACCGTCCCGGCGTCGATCTGGATGGCATCAGCTATCTCGACGGCGGTATCAGTGACGCCATTCCGGTGCGTGAAGCGGCCCGTCGCGGCGCGGATACCATTGTGGTGATTCGCACCGTACCTTCGCAGATGTATTACACCCCGCAATGGATAAAGCGGATGGAGCGCTGGCTGGGCGAAAGTGCATTGCAGCCGCTGATGAACGTCATACAGCAGCACGAGCAGAGTTATCACCAGATACAGCGCTTTATTGAAAAGCCGCCGGGCAAGTTGCGGATTCTGGAAATTTATCCGCCGAAACCGCTGGCCAGCAATGCGCTGGGCAGTCGGGTGGCGTCACTGAATCAGGATTATCATCTTGGTCGCCGTTGCGGGCGTTATTTCCTCGCCACTCTCGGCCAGTCGCTGAGCGACAGCGGTACTTTTGTGCGTCATTTACAGGTTACCCCACCGGCAGCGGTGGCGAATGAACCGGGAAACAGCGTGATTATCCGCGATCCGGTGGCCGGTAATGATATCGATTATGACGAAGGATCCCGTGCATGA
- a CDS encoding metal-dependent hydrolase yields MSFVDTHCHFDFPPFSEHQSESLARAASAGVDKIIVPAVAADRFQRVLALAENHSALYAALGLHPLAIAEHNDAAIALLEQHLQQRPPKLVAIGEMGLDLYMDNPQFDKQQALLDAQLRLARDYQLPVILHSRRTHDKLALHLRRIELPRRGVVHGFAGSLQQAEAFIKAGYYIGVGGTITYPRASKTRQTIARLPLSALLLETDAPDMPLCGFQGEPNRPERIVNVWQTLCELRSEAPEHIRETLRENTRQLFTL; encoded by the coding sequence ATGAGTTTTGTTGATACTCACTGTCATTTTGATTTTCCGCCGTTTAGCGAGCATCAGAGCGAGAGCTTAGCGCGCGCCGCCAGCGCAGGCGTCGATAAAATTATCGTCCCTGCGGTGGCGGCTGACCGTTTTCAGCGGGTGCTGGCGCTGGCGGAAAACCATTCTGCGCTGTATGCCGCGCTGGGACTGCATCCGCTGGCGATCGCTGAACATAACGATGCGGCCATCGCGCTGCTGGAACAGCATTTGCAGCAGCGTCCGCCAAAGCTGGTGGCGATTGGCGAGATGGGACTGGATCTCTATATGGATAACCCGCAGTTTGATAAACAGCAGGCGCTACTGGATGCCCAGCTACGGCTGGCACGTGATTATCAGTTGCCGGTGATCCTGCATTCACGCCGTACCCACGACAAACTGGCGCTGCATTTACGGCGGATTGAGCTGCCGCGTCGTGGCGTGGTGCATGGCTTTGCTGGCAGTCTGCAGCAGGCAGAAGCGTTTATTAAGGCAGGCTATTACATCGGCGTCGGCGGCACCATTACTTATCCGCGCGCCAGCAAAACCCGTCAAACCATTGCCCGTCTGCCGCTCAGCGCACTGCTGCTGGAAACCGATGCGCCGGATATGCCATTGTGTGGTTTTCAGGGAGAGCCGAATCGCCCTGAGCGTATCGTCAATGTCTGGCAAACCTTATGTGAATTACGCAGCGAAGCGCCGGAACACATTCGTGAAACCCTGCGTGAAAATACCCGCCAGTTGTTTACACTCTAG